The following proteins come from a genomic window of Lolium rigidum isolate FL_2022 chromosome 5, APGP_CSIRO_Lrig_0.1, whole genome shotgun sequence:
- the LOC124653330 gene encoding rop guanine nucleotide exchange factor 1-like isoform X1 produces MASVSEDEAGSERCCGSYSPSADVSGSETSSDCSAANARRFPFSSSSASASRGLASSSSSQLPTPSSAAAFFLSKPAADLSEIDMMKERFAKLLLGEDMSGSGKGVCTALAISNAITNLSATVFGELWRLEPLAAPRKAMWTREMEWLLSVADSIVELTPSVQELPDGGGQFEVMVPRPRSDLYMNLPALRKLDAMLLAMIDEFTDTQFWYVDRGIVVDETSCPSSSSAASSCGGRPSSVRQEDKWWLPCPRVPPKGLPEDARRKLQQSRDCANQILKAAMAINSDVLAEMEIPEVYLETLPKSGRSCLGEIIYRYITAEQFSPECLLDCLDLSSEHHTLEVANRIEAAIHVWRLKGQKKSSPQAKSKKSWGGKVKGLVGDSKSNVLSQRADGLLQSLRLRHPGLPQTSLDMNKIQYNKDVGQSILESYSRVLESLAFNTIARIDDVIYVDDATKKSAAAETVSIFNRGSGIPVQKKISPSPFSVQHTPYASPFATPTFCSSTPVAGNSPGRAQPPLSKNNLQVKHEIKVEKLFSGDLEKVWTYAGNLSARKEAGDAPERD; encoded by the exons ATGGCGAGCGTGTCGGAGGACGAGGCCGGCTCGGAGCGGTGCTGCGGCAGCTACAGCCCCAGCGCCGACGTCAGCGGCTCCGAGACCTCCAGCGACTGCTCCGCCGCCAACGCCCGCCgcttccccttctcctcctcctccgcctccgcctcccgcggcctcgcctcctcctcctcctcccagctccccaccccctcctccgccgccgccttcttCCTCTCCAAGCCCGCCGCCGACCTCTCCG AGATCGACATGATGAAGGAGCGCTTCGCCAAGCTGCTCCTCGGCGAGGACATGTCCGGCAGCGGCAAGGGCGTATGCACCGCGCTCGCCATCTCCAACGCCATCACCAACCTCTCCG CGACCGTGTTCGGCGAGCTGTGGCGTCTGGAGCCGCTGGCGGCGCCGCGGAAGGCGATGTGGACGCGGGAGATGGAGTGGCTGCTCTCCGTCGCCGACTCCATCGTCGAGCTCACCCCGTCCGTCCAGGAGCTCCCCGACGGCGGCGGCCAGTTCGAGGTCATGGTGCCGCGCCCCCGCAGCGACCTCTACATGAACCTCCCGGCCCTCAGGAAGCTCGACGCCATGCTCCTCGCCATGATCGACGAGTTCACGGACACCCAGTTCTGGTACGTGGACAGGGGCATCGTGGTCGACGAGACGTCGTGTCCGTCGTCCTCGTCCGCGGCTTCGTCCTGCGGCGGGCGGCCGTCGTCGGTGCGGCAGGAGGACAAGTGGTGGCTGCCGTGCCCGCGGGTGCCGCCCAAGGGGCTCCCCGAGGACGCCAGGAGGAAGCTGCAGCAGAGCAGGGACTGCGCCAACCAGATACTCAAGGCCGCCATGGCCATCAACAGCGACGTGCTTGCCGAGATGGAGATCCCCGAAGTCTACTTGGAGACCTTGCCAAAG AGTGGTCGATCTTGCTTGGGTGAGATAATTTATCGATACATAACAGCTGAGCAGTTCTCACCTGAGTGCCTCCTCGACTGCTTAGATTTGTCATCTGAGCACCATACACTTGAAGTAGCAAACAGAATAGAGGCTGCCATCCATGTTTGGCGACTAAAGGGCCAGAAGAAATCGTCGCCTCAAGCCAAATCAAAGAAATCCTGGGGTGGAAAAGTGAAGGGTCTAGTTGGAGATTCAAAGAGTAACGTTCTGTCCCAAAGAGCCGACGGCCTATTGCAGAGCTTACGGTTACGACACCCTGGTCTGCCACAAACTTCCCTTGACATGAACAAGATCCAGTATAACAAG gATGTTGGCCAGTCGATACTTGAAAGCTACTCGAGAGTCCTGGAGAGCTTGGCTTTCAACACCATCGCGAGAATCGATGATGTCATTTACGTGGATGACGCCACAAAGAAGTCTGCTGCTGCTGAGACCGTTTCGATCTTCAACCGTGGCTCAGGCATTCCAGTCCAGAAGAAAATCTCCCCGAGCCCGTTCTCGGTTCAGCACACACCGTACGCCTCTCCCTTCGCCACTCCCACTTTCTGCTCCTCCACTCCGGTCGCAGGCAACAGCCCCGGAAGAGCGCAGCCTCCACTGAGCAAAAACAACTTGCAAGTCAAGCACGAGATTAAAGTTgagaagctcttttccggcgatcTAGAGAAGGTCTGGACGTACGCCGGGAACCTGAGCGCTCGGAAAGAGGCGGGAGACGCTCCTGAGAGGGATTGA
- the LOC124653330 gene encoding rop guanine nucleotide exchange factor 1-like isoform X2, whose product MMKERFAKLLLGEDMSGSGKGVCTALAISNAITNLSATVFGELWRLEPLAAPRKAMWTREMEWLLSVADSIVELTPSVQELPDGGGQFEVMVPRPRSDLYMNLPALRKLDAMLLAMIDEFTDTQFWYVDRGIVVDETSCPSSSSAASSCGGRPSSVRQEDKWWLPCPRVPPKGLPEDARRKLQQSRDCANQILKAAMAINSDVLAEMEIPEVYLETLPKSGRSCLGEIIYRYITAEQFSPECLLDCLDLSSEHHTLEVANRIEAAIHVWRLKGQKKSSPQAKSKKSWGGKVKGLVGDSKSNVLSQRADGLLQSLRLRHPGLPQTSLDMNKIQYNKDVGQSILESYSRVLESLAFNTIARIDDVIYVDDATKKSAAAETVSIFNRGSGIPVQKKISPSPFSVQHTPYASPFATPTFCSSTPVAGNSPGRAQPPLSKNNLQVKHEIKVEKLFSGDLEKVWTYAGNLSARKEAGDAPERD is encoded by the exons ATGATGAAGGAGCGCTTCGCCAAGCTGCTCCTCGGCGAGGACATGTCCGGCAGCGGCAAGGGCGTATGCACCGCGCTCGCCATCTCCAACGCCATCACCAACCTCTCCG CGACCGTGTTCGGCGAGCTGTGGCGTCTGGAGCCGCTGGCGGCGCCGCGGAAGGCGATGTGGACGCGGGAGATGGAGTGGCTGCTCTCCGTCGCCGACTCCATCGTCGAGCTCACCCCGTCCGTCCAGGAGCTCCCCGACGGCGGCGGCCAGTTCGAGGTCATGGTGCCGCGCCCCCGCAGCGACCTCTACATGAACCTCCCGGCCCTCAGGAAGCTCGACGCCATGCTCCTCGCCATGATCGACGAGTTCACGGACACCCAGTTCTGGTACGTGGACAGGGGCATCGTGGTCGACGAGACGTCGTGTCCGTCGTCCTCGTCCGCGGCTTCGTCCTGCGGCGGGCGGCCGTCGTCGGTGCGGCAGGAGGACAAGTGGTGGCTGCCGTGCCCGCGGGTGCCGCCCAAGGGGCTCCCCGAGGACGCCAGGAGGAAGCTGCAGCAGAGCAGGGACTGCGCCAACCAGATACTCAAGGCCGCCATGGCCATCAACAGCGACGTGCTTGCCGAGATGGAGATCCCCGAAGTCTACTTGGAGACCTTGCCAAAG AGTGGTCGATCTTGCTTGGGTGAGATAATTTATCGATACATAACAGCTGAGCAGTTCTCACCTGAGTGCCTCCTCGACTGCTTAGATTTGTCATCTGAGCACCATACACTTGAAGTAGCAAACAGAATAGAGGCTGCCATCCATGTTTGGCGACTAAAGGGCCAGAAGAAATCGTCGCCTCAAGCCAAATCAAAGAAATCCTGGGGTGGAAAAGTGAAGGGTCTAGTTGGAGATTCAAAGAGTAACGTTCTGTCCCAAAGAGCCGACGGCCTATTGCAGAGCTTACGGTTACGACACCCTGGTCTGCCACAAACTTCCCTTGACATGAACAAGATCCAGTATAACAAG gATGTTGGCCAGTCGATACTTGAAAGCTACTCGAGAGTCCTGGAGAGCTTGGCTTTCAACACCATCGCGAGAATCGATGATGTCATTTACGTGGATGACGCCACAAAGAAGTCTGCTGCTGCTGAGACCGTTTCGATCTTCAACCGTGGCTCAGGCATTCCAGTCCAGAAGAAAATCTCCCCGAGCCCGTTCTCGGTTCAGCACACACCGTACGCCTCTCCCTTCGCCACTCCCACTTTCTGCTCCTCCACTCCGGTCGCAGGCAACAGCCCCGGAAGAGCGCAGCCTCCACTGAGCAAAAACAACTTGCAAGTCAAGCACGAGATTAAAGTTgagaagctcttttccggcgatcTAGAGAAGGTCTGGACGTACGCCGGGAACCTGAGCGCTCGGAAAGAGGCGGGAGACGCTCCTGAGAGGGATTGA
- the LOC124657541 gene encoding uncharacterized protein LOC124657541 has protein sequence MGTPAKEGTAAAVPQMKLLVDKRSRRVLYAEARKDAVDFLVGLLRVPAGLAARVIARAAAENADDALAVPGSLGTLYAGARALDDAFFVSAAPVRDAILCPALPSAALKLLLGGDASALLAPAPSPPPPPPPPPPPKRFFRCAGPYGTSCRGNPTSVTDVAGLPCPVCRQPMTVEMRWSPGDAHGKLAQAAAQEAAAMAKEATTDVGGGYVKEVVSYLVMDDLTVEPMSTISAIMLLKKFKVADCSALEELTVDLGHKEAVLLLKAALESTTALTDVFCGGVSIDRLE, from the coding sequence ATGGGCACGCCGGCGAAGGAGGGGACGGCAGCGGCGGTGCCGCAGATGAAGCTGCTGGTGGACAAGCGGTCGCGGCGGGTGCTGTACGCGGAGGCGCGCAAGGACGCCGTCGACTTCCTCGTCGGCCTGCTCCGCGTGCCCGCGGGCCTCGCCGCGCGCGTcatcgcgcgcgccgccgccgagaacgccgacgacgcgctcgccgtgcCGGGCTCCCTCGGCACGCTCTACGCCGGCGCGCGGGCCCTCGACGACGCCTTCTTCGtctccgccgcccccgtccgcgaCGCGATCCTCTGCCCGGCCCTCCCCTCCGCCGCGCTCAAGCTACTGCTCGGCGGGGACGCCTCCGCGCTTCTGGCGCCGGCGCcgtcccctcctcctccgcctcccccgccgccgccgccgaagcggtTCTTCCGCTGCGCCGGACCGTACGGGACGTCGTGCCGCGGGAACCCGACGAGCGTGACGGACGTGGCTGGCCTGCCGTGCCCGGTGTGCCGGCAGCCGATGACGGTGGAGATGCGGTGGAGCCCTGGAGACGCGCACGGCAAGctggcgcaggcggcggcgcaggaggCAGCGGCGATGGCGAAGGAGGCCACGACGGATGTCGGCGGAGGGTACGTGAAGGAGGTGGTGAGCTACCTGGTGATGGACGACCTCACCGTGGAGCCCATGTCCACCATCTCCGCCATCATGCTGCTCAAGAAGTTCAAGGTAGCGGACTGCTCTGCCTTGGAGGAGCTCACCGTCGACCTCGGCCACAAGGAGGCCGTGCTGCTGCTCAAGGCGGCGCTGGAGTCCACCACGGCGCTCACGGACGTCTTCTGCGGCGGAGTCTCCATTGATAGGCTCGAGTGA